One region of Eupeodes corollae chromosome 1, idEupCoro1.1, whole genome shotgun sequence genomic DNA includes:
- the LOC129942572 gene encoding uncharacterized protein K02A2.6-like, with protein sequence MKPRIIAYGNKCLSDCEKRYCQTEKEALALVWGVEHFHIYLYGLDFELVTDHKPLETIFGLKSKPCARIERWVLRLQSYRYKIIYKPGKSNIADPLSRLCIVDPIIKKNFDSEEHVHHIASNSVPKAFTLKEIDRISENDQEILRVKEGMYEQNWNKDVLNFKVFENELCFYGNILLRQNKIVIPQQLRKKVIEFAHEGHPGIVGTKRRLRTKVWWPKIDQDAENIVRNCRGCLLVSAPTVPEPMKRRTMPTAPWVDIAIDLMGPLPSDEHLFVVVDYYSRYKEIVTLKNITSTSIIKSLRKMFSRLGYPQTITADNGKQFSSKEFRDFCEEFNVKLYNTIPYWPQQYGEVERQNRDILKRIKISKATGSNWKEDLIDYLLMYHHTPHSTTGKAPAKLFYGRLLKDKIPSLINQDQGFNQEFTEKDAIEKEKGKLYADKKRRAAQSELTIGDQVLVKKMRKENKIDSNFGEIPHEVIKQKGGDVLVKNSTTGEVTRRNIVHLKKINGNWTIQTNKSNSFDDSAYN encoded by the coding sequence ATGAAGCCACGAATAATTGCATATGGAAACAAATGTTTATCAGATTGTGAGAAAAGATACTGTCAGACAGAGAAAGAGGCATTGGCTTTAGTTTGGGGAGTTGAACATTTTCATATATATTTGTATGGATTAGACTTTGAACTCGTTACTGACCATAAACCTCTAGAAACAATTTTTGGCTTAAAGTCTAAGCCATGTGCACGAATTGAGAGATGGGTTCTTCGATTACAGTCATACAGatataaaatcatatataaaCCAGGTAAATCTAACATTGCTGATCCACTTTCAAGACTCTGTATAGTTGAtcctataataaaaaagaattttgattcCGAAGAACATGTTCATCACATTGCCAGCAATAGCGTTCCCAAAGCATTCACCTTGAAAGAAATTGACAGGATTTCAGAAAACGATCAAGAAATACTACGCGTTAAGGAAGGAATGTATGAACAAAATTGGAACAAAGATGTTCTTAATttcaaagtatttgaaaatGAACTCTGTTTTTATGGGAATATACTACTACGGCAAAACAAAATAGTAATTCCACAACAGCTTCGTAAAAAAGTAATTGAATTTGCTCATGAAGGACATCCAGGAATAGTTGGAACAAAAAGACGGTTGCGAACAAAAGTCTGGTGGCCAAAAATCGACCAAGATGCCGAAAATATTGTAAGAAACTGCAGAGGTTGTCTCCTTGTTTCAGCGCCAACTGTTCCTGAACCGATGAAACGACGTACAATGCCAACAGCTCCATGGGTAGATATTGCAATAGATTTAATGGGACCTCTTCCAAGTGACGAACATCTATTTGTCGTCGTAGATTATTACAGCCGTTATAAGGAAAtcgttactttaaaaaatataacttcaaCGTCAATTATAAAATCTCTGAGGAAAATGTTTTCTAGATTAGGATATCCTCAAACAATAACTGCAGATAATGGTAAACAATTTTCCAGTAAGGAGTTTAGAGATTTTTGTGAAGAGTTCAACGTAAAATTATATAACACAATTCCATACTGGCCCCAACAATACGGTGAAGTTGAACGACAAAATCGGGACatacttaaaagaataaaaatcagCAAGGCTACAGGCTCCAATTGGAAAGAAGATTTAATAGACTATTTGCTTATGTACCACCACACTCCACATTCTACTACAGGAAAAGCTCCGGCTAAACTTTTCTACGGAAGACTTCTTAAAGATAAAATTCCATCACTAATTAACCAAGATCAAGGTTTTAATCAGGAATTTACTGAAAAAGAtgcaattgaaaaagaaaaaggaaaactgTATGCTGACAAAAAGCGACGAGCTGCTCAAAGTGAACTTACCATTGGTGACCAAGTTCTGGTGAAGAAAATGCGAAAAGAAAACAAGATAGATTCCAACTTTGGTGAAATACCGCATGAAGTTATCAAACAGAAGGGAGGAGATGTTTTAGTTAAGAATTCAACAACTGGTGAAGTAACAAGACGGAACATTgttcatttaaagaaaattaatggAAATTGGACAATTCAAACTAATAAATCAAACTCGTTTGATGATTCAGCGTATAATTGA